ATAGTACACATACCAACCAAACTATCTCCGGCTTTTTGTACCGGTATCTCAATTTCCGTTAAACCAGTGGCTGGTAACTGTTGGCGGTAATTAATGGAAGGAATAGTAAAAGCAGCGGAACAGTCATAGGTTGAATTGGTTTCTATTTCCAGCCTTGTTGGCATACCGGCTTTGGCAACAATCTTTTTCGGAGTGTAACCTACCTTGGCTAAAACCCTAATAACCTGCTCACCGTTTTCTTCGCTCACAACCTCGGAAATTGCCTGCTCTCCTCCAAAAGAATATACTTTACCCTCTTGGGACGATCTACTTGAAAAAAACCAAACAGCCAAAACCGCTACTGCCGCTACAATGATCAAAGTCTTATTATTCATATTTTTTAATTGTAATAAATTTAAAATAAAGTAAGTGGTTTAATTATACCAAAAACCGCCAAAATACCCAAGAGGGCATATAAACCAAGCCCCACTACCACAATACCCGAAGTCTTAAAGAA
This genomic window from Patescibacteria group bacterium contains:
- a CDS encoding cupredoxin domain-containing protein, whose product is MNNKTLIIVAAVAVLAVWFFSSRSSQEGKVYSFGGEQAISEVVSEENGEQVIRVLAKVGYTPKKIVAKAGMPTRLEIETNSTYDCSAAFTIPSINYRQQLPATGLTEIEIPVQKAGDSLVGMCTMGGMYSFTVNFIEA